In Ficedula albicollis isolate OC2 chromosome 19, FicAlb1.5, whole genome shotgun sequence, one DNA window encodes the following:
- the RNFT1 gene encoding RING finger and transmembrane domain-containing protein 1, with protein MRRHKLEKPPGAHRTMQADCSHLHGIPGSGDGSSSAGLPGESSCHPSSGDVRIQLSSGAGESRDTATSRASRPGSQSRSHGHAHGEAAGLEDAAPEPEEQGGNSLSELRYLLQWLHKSLPYLLILCVKLLMQHLTGISLGIGLLTTYAYANKSIVNQVFLRERCSKLQCTWLLLYLSGSSLLLYYTFHSQSLYHSLIFLSPTVDFMNFWEVLWIVGVTDFILKFLFMGLKCFILLVPSFIMSFKSKGYWYMLLEELCQYYRMFVPIPVWFRYLIAYGELDTALGWTLGILLGLLYLILKLLSFFGQWRNFRQVLRIFFTRPHYGVPASKRQCSESDDICSICQAEFQKPILLICQHTFCEECISLWFNREKTCPLCRTVISDHVNKWKDGATSMHLQIF; from the exons GAGACACAAATTAGAAAAACCTCCAGGAGCACACCGCACCATGCAAGCCGACTGCTCCCATCTGCACGGCATCCCGGGCAGCGGCGACGGCTCCTCCTCGGCCGGGCTGCCGGGAGAGAGCTCCTGCCACCCCAGCAGCGGCGATGTGCGCATCCAGCTGAGCTCCGGCGCGGGGGAATCCAGGGACACCGCCACCTCCCGAGCCTCCAGGCCCGGCTCCCAGAGCCGCTCCCACGGGCACGCCcatggggaggcagcagggctggaggatgCTGCTCCGGAGCCcgaggagcagggagggaactCGCTGTCCGAGCTGCGGTAcctcctgcagtggctgcacaAGAGCCTGCCCTACCTGCTGATCCTGTGTGTCAAACTCCTCATGCAGCACCTAACTG GCATTTCTCTTGGAATTGGGCTGCTAACAACTTATGCGTATGCAAACAAAAGCATAGTAAATCAGGTTTTTCTCAGA GAACGGTGCTCCAAGTTGCAGTGCACTTGGTTACTACTCTACCTAAGTGGATCATCTCTCCTCTTGTATTACACCTTCCACTCTCAGTCCCTGTATCACAG CTTAATCTTCTTAAGCCCCACTGTGGATTTTATGAACTTTTGGGAGGTGCTTTGGATTGTTGGAGTCACAGACTTTATTCTGAAATTCCTCTTCATGGGCTTGAAGTGCTTTATTCTCCTGGTGCCTTCTTTTATCATGTCCTTTAAATCAAAG GGCTACTGGTACATGCTGTTAGAAGAACTCTGCCAGTATTACCGTATGtttgtccccatcccagtttggTTCCGTTACCTCATCGCCTATGGGGAGCTGGACACTGCCCTGGGATGGACCCTTGGCATTCTGCTGGGCCTTCTCTACCTCATCCTCAAG CTCTTGAGCTTTTTTGGACAATGGAGAAACTTCAGGCAGGTCTTACGGATATTTTTTACTCGCCCA cACTATGGGGTGCCAGCCAGCAAGAGACAGTGCTCTGAATCTGATGATATTTGTTCCATTTGCCAAGCTGAATTTCAAAAGCCTATTCTGCTGATCTGTCAG CACACATTTTGTGAAGAATGCATCTCTTTATGgtttaatagagaaaaaaccTGTCCACTCTGCAGAACTGTTATTTCAGACCATGTTAACAAGTGGAAGGATGGAGCCACATCCATGCATCTCCAGATTTTCTAA
- the TUBD1 gene encoding tubulin delta chain isoform X2, with protein sequence MDLVQKEAEKCDRLGGFFTIMSMAGGTGSGLGAFVTQCLRDAFPTSFMLNHVVWPYGTGEVIVQNYNSVLTLSHLYHSSDALLVHENDVIHKICAQLMNIKQISFRDVNQVIAHQLGSVFQPTHTAGGGSGYSRNPLGDLMETLVPHPEFRMLGLRNIPQMPESSLPYSTFSWPGLLKHLRQMLIANAQMEEGIDWQVRPPHPGSSIPSTNKALHFNTSIANLVILRGKDVHGVDLGSFQDPSLYTSWLNPQDAFNAWKTPRAFNKYEKSAALVSNSQFLLKPLDSIVGKAWNMFASKAYLHQYTKFGIQEEDFLDCFTTLEQVISSYTNL encoded by the exons ATGGATCTGGTgcagaaagaagcagagaagtgTGACCGGCTCGGGGGATTCTTCACAATCATGAGCATGGCTGGGGGCACAGGATCAGGCCTGGGAGCATTTGTGACCCAGTGTTTGAGAGATGCTTTTCCCACCTCATTCATGCTGAACCACGTGGTCTGGCCCTATGGCACTGGGGAG GTCATTGTTCAAAACTACAACTCGGTTTTGACTCTGTCACATCTGTACCACTCATCAGATGCCCTTCTTGTCCATGAAAATGATGTGATCCACAAGATCTGTGCCCAGCTGATGAATATCAAACAGATTTCCTTCAGGGATGTCAATCAAGTCATTGCTCACCAGCTGGGCAGCGTTTTCCAGCCCACTCACACAGCAGGAGGGGGCTCAGGCTACAGCAGAAACCCATTAG gAGATTTAATGGAGACCTTGGTCCCACACCCCGAGTTCAGGATGCTGGGCCTGCGGAACATCCCCCAGATGCCTGAGAGCTCCCTGCCCTACAGCACCTTCAGCTGGCCTGGCCTCCTCAAACACCTCAGGCAGATGCTCATTGCTAATGCTCAGATGGAGGAAG GTATTGATTGGCAAGTACGACCACCACACCCAggctcctccatcccctccacAAACAAAGCCCTGCACTTCAACACTTCCATTGCCAACCTGGTTATCCTGAGAGGAAAAGATGTGCACGGCGTAGACTTGG gaagTTTCCAAGATCCTTCTTTATACACATCATGGCTAAACCCTCAAGATGCTTTTAATGCATGGAAAACACCCAGAGCATTTAACAAGTATGAGAAGTCTGCTGCTTTGGTCAGCAACAGCCAGTTCCTGCTGAAACCTCTTGACAGCATCGTAGGAAAAGCCTGGAATATGTTTGCTTCCAA GGCTTACCTTCACCAGTACACAAAGTTTGGAATCCAAGAGGAAGATTTCCTGGACTGCTTCACAACCCTGGAACAAGTTATCTCCAGTTACACCAAtctgtga
- the RPS6KB1 gene encoding ribosomal protein S6 kinase beta-1 → MDHGGVGQYDLGMEHCEKFEISETSVNRGPEKIRPECFELLRVLGKGGYGKVFQVRKVTGANTGKIFAMKVLKKAMIVRNAKDTAHTKAERNILEEVKHPFIVDLIYAFQTGGKLYLILEYLSGGELFMQLEREGIFMEDTACFYLAEISMALGHLHQKGIIYRDLKPENIMLNHQGHVKLTDFGLCKESIHDGTVTHTFCGTIEYMAPEILMRSGHNRAVDWWSLGALMYDMLTGAPPFTGENRKKTIDKILKCKLNLPPYLTQEARDLLKKLLKRNAASRLGAGPGDAGEVQAHAFFRHINWDELLARKVEPPFKPLLQSEEDVSQFDSKFTRQTPVDSPDDSTLSESANQVFLGFTYVAPSVLESVKEKFSFEPKIRSPRRFIGSPRTPVSPVKFSPGEFWGRGASAGTSNTQPPVEYPMETSGIEQMDVTVCGEASAPLPIRQPNSGPYKKQAFPMISKRPEHLRMNL, encoded by the exons ATGGACCATGGAGGAGTTGGCCAATATGACCT TGGGATGGAGCATTGTGAAAAATTTGAGATTTCAGAGACCAGTGTGAACAGAGGCCCTGAGAAGATCCGCCCCGAGTGCTTCGAGTTGCTGCGTGTGCTGGGCAAGGGCGGCTATGGCAAG GTGTTTCAAGTACGAAAAGTGACCGGAGCAAACACCGGGAAAATATTTGCCATGAAAGTTCTTAAAAAG GCAATGATTGTAAGGAATGCCAAGGATACAGCTCACACGAAAGCAGAGAGGAATATACTGGAGGAAGTGAAACATCCCTTCATTGTAGACTTAATTTATGCCTTTCAGACTGGTGGAAAACTCTACCTCATCCTTGAGTATCTCAGTG GAGGAGAACTATTTATGCAGTTAGAGAGAGAAGGGATATTTATGGAAGACACAGCTTG CTTTTACTTGGCAGAAATCTCAATGGCATTGGGGCACTTGCATCAGAAAGGAATCATCTACCGGGATCTGAAGCCAGAAAATATCATGCTTAATCATCAAG GTCATGTAAAACTGACTGACTTTGGGTTATGTAAAGAATCCATCCACGATGGAACAGTCACACACACATTCTGTGGAACAATTGAATACAT GGCCCCAGAAATCTTGATGAGGAGTGGGCATAACCGTGCTGTGGACTGGTGGAGTTTGGGGGCATTAATGTATGACATGCTGACTGGAGCA CCTCCTTTCACTGgggagaacagaaagaaaacaattgaCAAGATTCTCAAGTGTAAACTCAACTTGCCTCCCTACCTCACACAAGAAGCCAGAGATCTGCTTAAAAAG CTGCTAAAAAGAAATGCTGCCTCACGTCTAGGAGCTGgtcctggagatgctggagaaGTTCAG gctCACGCGTTCTTCAGACACATCAACTGGGACGAGCTGCTGGCGCGCAAGGTGGAACCTCCTTTTAAACCCTTACTG cAATCTGAAGAGGATGTGAGCCAGTTTGATTCTAAGTTTACACGTCAGACACCTGTTGATAGCCCAGATGACTCAACTCTCAGTGAAAGTGCCAACCAGGTCTTTCTG GGTTTTACGTATGTGGCTCCATCTGTACTTGAAAGCgtaaaagagaaattttcttttgaacCAAAAATTCGATCACCTCGCAGATTCATAGGTAGCCCTAGGACACCAGTCAG cCCTGTCAAGTTTTCCCCTGGGGAGTTCTGGGGAAGAGGTGCTTCTGCCGGCACATCCAACACCCAGCCACCTGTGGAATACCCGATGGAGACCAGTGGAATAGAACAAATGGATGTGACAGTCTGTGGAGAGGCTTCAGCACCACTTCCAATCAGGCAACCAAACTCTGGGCCCTACAAAAAACAGGCTTTTCCCATGATTTCCAAACGGCCGGAGCACCTGCGCATGAATCTATGA
- the TUBD1 gene encoding tubulin delta chain isoform X1, translated as MSIVTVQLGQCGNQIGHEVFSALCSDIRGTHGLCSKKENESYQDSCKERFFCEDESGVPVARAVLVDMEPKVISQTLSMAARSGHWKYSSHSHFCQKQGSGNNWANGYSVHGPRHKEAIMDLVQKEAEKCDRLGGFFTIMSMAGGTGSGLGAFVTQCLRDAFPTSFMLNHVVWPYGTGEVIVQNYNSVLTLSHLYHSSDALLVHENDVIHKICAQLMNIKQISFRDVNQVIAHQLGSVFQPTHTAGGGSGYSRNPLGDLMETLVPHPEFRMLGLRNIPQMPESSLPYSTFSWPGLLKHLRQMLIANAQMEEGIDWQVRPPHPGSSIPSTNKALHFNTSIANLVILRGKDVHGVDLGSFQDPSLYTSWLNPQDAFNAWKTPRAFNKYEKSAALVSNSQFLLKPLDSIVGKAWNMFASKAYLHQYTKFGIQEEDFLDCFTTLEQVISSYTNL; from the exons ATGTCAATTGTCACAGTGCAGCTTGGGCAGTGTGGGAACCAGATTGGGCACGAGGTGTTcagtgctctctgcagtgacatCCGTGGCACCCATGGCCTGTGCTCCAAGAAGGAGAATGAATCCTACCAAGATTCCTGCAAGGAAAGGTTCTTCTGTGAGGATGAATCTGGAG TACCTGTTGCCCGGGCTGTGCTTGTTGACATGGAGCCCAAAGTGATCAGCCAGACCTTATCCATGGCTGCCAGGTCTGGCCACTGGAAATACAGCAGCCACTCACACTTCTGCCAGAAGCAAGGATCTGGGAACAACTGGGCCAACGG TTACTCTGTTCATGGGCCCAGGCACAAAGAAGCAATCATGGATCTGGTgcagaaagaagcagagaagtgTGACCGGCTCGGGGGATTCTTCACAATCATGAGCATGGCTGGGGGCACAGGATCAGGCCTGGGAGCATTTGTGACCCAGTGTTTGAGAGATGCTTTTCCCACCTCATTCATGCTGAACCACGTGGTCTGGCCCTATGGCACTGGGGAG GTCATTGTTCAAAACTACAACTCGGTTTTGACTCTGTCACATCTGTACCACTCATCAGATGCCCTTCTTGTCCATGAAAATGATGTGATCCACAAGATCTGTGCCCAGCTGATGAATATCAAACAGATTTCCTTCAGGGATGTCAATCAAGTCATTGCTCACCAGCTGGGCAGCGTTTTCCAGCCCACTCACACAGCAGGAGGGGGCTCAGGCTACAGCAGAAACCCATTAG gAGATTTAATGGAGACCTTGGTCCCACACCCCGAGTTCAGGATGCTGGGCCTGCGGAACATCCCCCAGATGCCTGAGAGCTCCCTGCCCTACAGCACCTTCAGCTGGCCTGGCCTCCTCAAACACCTCAGGCAGATGCTCATTGCTAATGCTCAGATGGAGGAAG GTATTGATTGGCAAGTACGACCACCACACCCAggctcctccatcccctccacAAACAAAGCCCTGCACTTCAACACTTCCATTGCCAACCTGGTTATCCTGAGAGGAAAAGATGTGCACGGCGTAGACTTGG gaagTTTCCAAGATCCTTCTTTATACACATCATGGCTAAACCCTCAAGATGCTTTTAATGCATGGAAAACACCCAGAGCATTTAACAAGTATGAGAAGTCTGCTGCTTTGGTCAGCAACAGCCAGTTCCTGCTGAAACCTCTTGACAGCATCGTAGGAAAAGCCTGGAATATGTTTGCTTCCAA GGCTTACCTTCACCAGTACACAAAGTTTGGAATCCAAGAGGAAGATTTCCTGGACTGCTTCACAACCCTGGAACAAGTTATCTCCAGTTACACCAAtctgtga